In one Triplophysa dalaica isolate WHDGS20190420 chromosome 9, ASM1584641v1, whole genome shotgun sequence genomic region, the following are encoded:
- the LOC130428705 gene encoding zona pellucida sperm-binding protein 3-like, which produces MKVLWQAGVGLVLVLAFGLSDAQWRGRSAQTQKPSTFRPWSQMQVTQQSETRMPLSPQTNNPMLVPQRFPSQFSMQTPGVVGGKPGQDPLGVQSKQLLQGPMGKLMWTFPSLPEELVQPEIPFELRNPLSPNSVGAQCGENSVYVEVMEDFFGTGQLLMASGFALGGCGPTGQDNNARVLLFESELHGCGSMLTVTEDELVYVFSLVYTPQEFSNGVPIVRSSGAVVSIECHYPRMHNVSSNVLVPTWLPYAATKVAEERLVFSLKLMTDDWQFDRPSNQYFLGDIVNIEASVKTYNHVPLRVFVDRCVATASPDVNSAPKYSFIENNGCLVDAKYTGSSSRYLPRTQIDKLQFQLEAFRFEQVNSGLVYITCILKAVPVATATNSEQKACSFSPNGWVSVDESDQVCGCCDSTCSSSSSASDQVLGDLRWEQAFYTIVF; this is translated from the exons ATGAAGGTGCTGTGGCAAGCTGGAGTAGGTTTGGTGCTGGTGCTTGCATTTGGCTTGTCTGATGCACAATGGCGAGGAAGAtcagctcaaacacagaaaCCTAGTACATTTAGGCCTTGGTCTCAAATGCAAGTTACTCAGCAAAGTGAAACCAGAATGCCTCTGTCTCCACAAACCAACAACCCCATGCTTGTGCCACAGAGATTTCCTTCTCAGTTTTCAATGCAGACTCCTGGTGTGGTTGGTGGCAAGCCTGGTCAAGATCCTCTTGGTGTTCAGTCTAAACAGCTTTTGCAGGGTCCCATGGGAAAACTGATGTGGACCTTTCCAAGCCTACCAGAAGAACTTGTCCAGCCAGAGATTCCTTTTGAGCTGCGGAACCCTTTGTCTCCCAATAGTGTAGGGGCTCAGTGCGGCGAGAATTCCGTGTATGTGGAAGTGATGGAGGACTTCTTTGGGACTGGACAACTATTAATGGCTTCTGGTTTTGCACTGGGAGGCTGTGGACCAACAGGGCAGGACAATAATGCTAGAGTTCTCCTCTTCGAATCAGAACTGCATGGATGTGGCAGCATGTTAACG GTGACCGAAGATGAACTTGTTTATGTCTTCTCCCTTGTCTATACTCCCCAAGAGTTTTCAAATGGTGTTCCTATTGTCAGGAGTAGTGGTGCTGTGGTCAGTATTGAGTGTCACTATCCAAG AATGCATAATGTGAGCAGCAATGTCCTGGTGCCCACTTGGTTACCATATGCAGCTACTAAGGTTGCTGAAGAGCGGTTGGTCTTCTCCCTCAAGCTTATGACtg ATGATTGGCAGTTTGATAGGCCTTCAAATCAGTATTTCCTCGGTGACATTGTGAATATTGAGGCCTCTGTGAAGACGTACAACCATGTACCTCTCCGTGTGTTTGTGGATCGTTGCGTAGCCACTGCGTCCCCTGATGTGAACTCCGCTCCCAAATACTCTTTCATTGAGAATAATGG GTGCCTGGTTGATGCAAAGTACACAGGCTCGAGCTCTCGCTACCTGCCTCGAACTCAAATTGATAAGCTGCAGTTTCAGCTGGAGGCTTTCAGGTTCGAGCAAGTGAACAGTGGGCTG GTctacatcacatgcattttgaaGGCGGTTCCTGTAGCCACTGCAACAAATTCTGAGCAGAAGGCTTGCTCGTTCTCCCCTAATGG CTGGGTGTCTGTGGATGAATCTGATCAGGTGTGTGGCTGCTGTGACTCCACCTGTAGCAGCAGCAGTAGTGCAAGCGATCAGGTTCTTGGAG ATCTACGGTGGGAGCAAGCATTTTATACGATCGTGTTTTGA